In Mustela nigripes isolate SB6536 chromosome 10, MUSNIG.SB6536, whole genome shotgun sequence, one DNA window encodes the following:
- the LOC132025636 gene encoding uncharacterized LOC128031836 homolog, giving the protein MAIMLLCLLQLAAPLCSYSITIRFYLFWLNTP; this is encoded by the coding sequence ATGGCTATAATGCTGCTCTGCCTTCTACAGCTTGCTGCACCACTCTGTAGTTACTCGATAACTATACGTTTCTATCTTTTTTGGTTAAACACTCCCTGA